The following proteins are co-located in the Hydractinia symbiolongicarpus strain clone_291-10 chromosome 7, HSymV2.1, whole genome shotgun sequence genome:
- the LOC130648732 gene encoding inactive rhomboid protein 1-like, with translation MNNLYEKTTESLESLQNTSCGTKFKTCNTKQSSKKTKSPSRVVPSLEVEMEKYEHEEEERDDFDQPSIGIVSGGSEASSIFGSNADITINQPNRPRISRARSIRQSIAKGAKGTLDFFGVAEQSEEEAQRQKWNQRRIRHLSRRIGRMKESVSAPTTPDTPDGLRFPTIVEYAMQRSYIGQHKARRENAAKLLWRTASRRLSAKPQYDVSTIQSFGGRSFAPADLMDDDISVFDSASNLDERKSITPTPTPLLTPSFIDDRSFFHFDTYHPSTIEEEDSLDMTDGGRPPSPTMQEISAPSTPSPRIVTPWDKSLGPEPTIQSVSPYAKRRKPEYIRQPSDRRSRMQVKPVKKEKKKKKILKREFGKGLVGNLLNRTFNRNRINSKVQEQMEDISDHRPYFTYWLSFVQVTILIVMISVYSFAPIGVSQKKTEQNVLLSRNGILQHENVKKVIVESFWIGPRLNTLILLGAKYAPCMRHDKLLYKQLFQENLAENKTGCCMQTLNTGCIQRQQSECSTSFTKFKPKTVCGQDPDMCLNPASKAPNEWDKNSIINWPVCRKTVNLTGINKENYPHMTCEITGRPCCIGTQAQCIITSQAYCEFLDGVYHSDRTLCSQVDCLSSTCGLLPFANENQPDQFYRLWLSLFLNAGILHVVLILIFNFTILRDIEKMAGWLRTGLIFILSGICGNLWSSILIPYEPEVGPSGSSFGIIACLFVEVIQSWQLIRNPFVAIGKLCGVVLVLFLLGLLPYIDNFAHIFGFIHGFFLAFIFLPYVTFGKWDRRRKQIQIVIAAVVLIIITIIGFILFYVYQDINTSGVTYFNCVPITTDFCKNFHQGKVLERRETIY, from the exons ATGAACAATTTATATGAAAAGACAACAGAAAGCTTAGAATCACTCCAGAACACCTCATGtggaacaaaatttaaaacttgcaaTACAAAGCAatcatcaaaaaaaacaaagtcaCCTTCTCGTGTTGTTCCGTCTCTCGAAGTTGAAATGGAAAAGTATGAACATGAAGAAGAGGAAAGGGATGATTTTGACCA ACCTTCAATTGGAATTGTTAGTGGGGGCTCAGAAGCAAGCAGTATCTTTGGAAGTAATGCAGATATCACTATCAATCAACCTAACCGGCCAAGAATCAGTAGAGCTAGGTCAATAAGGCA GAGTATTGCTAAAGGAGCAAAGGGCACATTGGACTTCTTTGGTGTCGCTGAACAAAGTGAGGAAGAAGCACAACGTCAGAAATGGAATCAAAGAAGAATAAGACATCTCAGCAGAAGGATAG GTCGCATGAAAGAATCAGTTTCTGCACCAACTACACCTGATACTCCAGATGGATTACGTTTCCCCACAATAGTTGAATATGCCATGCAACGGAGTTATATTGGGCAACATAAAGCCAGAAGAGAAAATGCTGCAAAGTTGCTCTGGAGAACAGCATCCAGAAGACTCAGTGCAAAG ccTCAGTATGATGTTTCCACTATTCAAAGTTTTGGTGGACGAAGTTTTGCTCCAGCTGATTTAATGGATGATGATATCTCTGTATTTGATTCAGCCTCAAACTTAGATGAGAGAAAATCTATAACTCCGACTCCTACTCCACTCCTTACACCCTCATTTATTGATGACCGATCTTTTTTTCACTTCGATACTTACCATCCATCAACAATTGAAGAAGAAGATAGTCTGGATATGACAGACGGCGGAAGACCTCCTTCGCCTACCATGCAGGAAATATCTGCTCCATCTACCCCTTCTCCAAGAAT AGTAACTCCATGGGACAAAAGTCTTGGTCCTGAGCCAACAATTCAATCAGTAAGCCCATATGCAAAACGACGTAAGCCAGAATATATTCGCCAACCAAGTGATCGTCGTTCAAGAATGCAAGTAAAacctgtaaaaaaagaaaagaaaaagaaaaaaatattaaaacgtgAATTTGGCAAAGGTTTAGTTGGAAATTTACTGAATCGTACTTTCAATCGTAACCGCATAAATAGTAAAGTGCAAGAACAAATGGAGGATATCAGCGATCATAG ACCTTACTTCACTTATTGGTTATCTTTCGTGCAAGTAACCATATTGATTGTTATGATTAGTGTGTATTCTTTTGCACCGATTGGTGTAAGTCAAAAGAAAACTGAACAAAAT GTTTTACTAAGCAGGAATGGAATTCTACAGcatgaaaatgttaaaaaagttattgTGGAAAGTTTCTGGATTGGACCAAGGCTT AACACGTTGATTTTATTAGGAGCGAAGTATGCTCCATGTATGAGACACGACAAGCTGCTGTACAAGCAGCTGTTTCAAGAGAATTTGGCTGAAAACAAAACAGGATGTTGCATGCAAACGTTAAACACTGGTTGTATTCAGCGACAACAGTCAGAGTGTAGT ACCTCATTTACGAAGTTTAAACCTAAAACTGTATGTGGACAAGACCCTGA tatGTGTCTTAATCCCGCCTCAAAAGCGCCGAATGAATGGGATAAGAACAGTATTATAAACTGGCCA GTGTGTCGAAAGACTGTCAATTTAACAGGTATCAACAAAGAAAATTACCCTCACATGACGTGTGAAATAACTGGTCGGCCATGTTGCATTGGAACACAAGCGCAGTGCATCATCACCAGTCAAGCTTATTGTGAATTTTTAGATGGTGTTTATCATAGCGACAGGACTCTTTGCTCACAG GTTGATTGTCTGTCTTCAACATGTGGCTTGCTACCTTTTGCAAATGAAAATCAACCTGATCAATTTTATCGCCTTTGGCTGTCACTGTTTCTAAATGCTGG CATCCTTCATGTCgttctaattttaattttcaattttaccaTTCTGAGAGATATTGAAAAAATGGCCGGTTGGTTACGAACTGGGTTAATATTTATACTAAGTGGCATATGTGGAAACCTGTGGAGTTCCATATTGATACCTTATGAACCAGAA gttgGTCCCTCCGGTTCTTCGTTTGGAATTATCGCATGTTTATTTGTAGAAGTTATTCAAAGTTGGCAATTAATAAGAAACCCTTTTGTAGCAATCGGCAAACTATGTGGAGTAGttttagtattatttttacTTGGTTTGCTACCATACATCGATAACTTTGCACATATATTTGGTTTCATTCACGGCTTCTTTTTAGCGTTTATTTTCTTACCTTACGtgacgttcgggaaatgggacCGGCGCCGAAAACAGATACAAATAGTAATAGCTGCTGTTGTCTTGATCATTATTACTATCATCGGTTTCATCTTATTTTACGTGTATCAAGATATAAACACGAGTGGTGTGACGTATTTCAACTGCGTTCCCATCACTACTGACTTCTGTAAAAATTTCCATCAGGGGAAAGTTTTGGAACGGCGGGAAACTATTTACTAA